In the genome of Bacilli bacterium PM5-9, one region contains:
- a CDS encoding excinuclease ABC subunit B (product_source=KO:K03702; cath_funfam=3.40.50.300,4.10.860.10; cog=COG0556; ko=KO:K03702; pfam=PF00271,PF02151,PF04851,PF12344,PF17757; smart=SM00487; superfamily=52540; tigrfam=TIGR00631), with protein sequence MEKFSIETKFEPRGDQVKAIEILTEGVNSGQKEQVLLGATGTGKTFTIANVIKNVNKPTLVLAHNKTLAGQLYSELKELFPNNRVEYFVSYFDYYQPEAYLPSSDTYIDKTTKSNAEIEMLRGSALNSCLSRNDVIVVASVACIYGASDPKEYESMVYTVRVGDEVSRKDVVNNLVDRQYKRNDLEPSSGCFRVRGDIIDVFPSWADSYFYRIEMFGDEIDSVSMLDTLNQKKLESYPVLRIFPAHGYATSESRMKEAIRRIETELKERLNYFESEGKLLEKQRLEQRCTHDIELLKEFGMCPGIENYSRHIDLREKNQRPFTLLDFFKNDFLLVVDESHVMLPQIRGMFNGDRARKQNLVDYGFRLESALDNRPLRFEEFMNVTNQKIYVSATPGDYELEKVDNKIVEQIIRPTGLLDPNIEIRKTLGQVDDIYDEIQTQIAKNERTLITTLTVRMAKELTEYLKEKGLKVAHMNHEIKTLERLEIINDLRSGKYDVLVGINLLREGLDLPEVSLICILDADKEGFLRSSKSLIQIIGRAARNENGRVIMYADGLTDSMKFAIDETKRRRSIQEKYNEEHGIIPQTIKKDIRENIKGKEVVDDAISFMKNKKKMTKLERDKVIEQLRDEMKIAAKELDFEEAARIRDLIFELELD encoded by the coding sequence ATGGAAAAATTTAGTATTGAAACAAAATTTGAACCACGTGGAGATCAAGTAAAAGCGATTGAAATATTAACTGAAGGTGTTAATTCAGGTCAAAAGGAACAAGTTCTTTTAGGTGCTACAGGTACAGGGAAAACATTTACAATAGCTAATGTTATTAAAAATGTAAATAAACCTACTTTAGTATTAGCTCATAATAAGACTTTAGCTGGACAGTTATATAGTGAACTAAAAGAGTTATTTCCAAATAATAGAGTTGAGTATTTTGTGTCTTACTTTGATTACTATCAACCTGAGGCTTATTTGCCAAGCAGTGATACATATATTGATAAAACAACAAAGTCAAATGCTGAAATAGAGATGTTAAGAGGTAGTGCTTTAAACTCATGTTTAAGTCGTAATGATGTAATTGTTGTTGCAAGTGTTGCTTGTATCTATGGTGCAAGTGATCCAAAAGAGTATGAGTCAATGGTATACACAGTTCGCGTTGGAGACGAAGTTAGCCGTAAAGACGTTGTTAATAATCTTGTTGATCGTCAATATAAAAGAAATGACTTAGAACCATCAAGTGGTTGTTTTAGAGTGCGTGGTGATATTATTGATGTCTTTCCTTCTTGGGCAGATTCATATTTTTATCGAATTGAAATGTTCGGTGATGAAATTGATAGTGTTTCAATGTTGGATACTTTAAATCAAAAAAAATTGGAATCATATCCAGTTTTAAGAATTTTCCCAGCCCATGGATATGCTACTAGTGAAAGTAGAATGAAAGAAGCAATTAGAAGAATAGAAACTGAGTTGAAAGAAAGACTTAACTATTTTGAAAGTGAAGGAAAGCTTTTAGAAAAGCAACGTTTAGAACAAAGATGTACTCATGATATAGAATTGTTAAAGGAATTTGGAATGTGTCCTGGTATTGAAAATTATTCAAGACATATCGATTTACGTGAAAAAAACCAAAGACCTTTTACTTTGTTAGATTTCTTTAAAAATGACTTTTTATTAGTTGTTGATGAATCTCACGTAATGCTTCCACAAATTAGAGGAATGTTTAATGGTGATCGTGCAAGAAAACAAAACTTAGTTGATTATGGTTTTCGTTTAGAAAGTGCATTAGATAATAGACCACTTCGTTTTGAAGAATTTATGAATGTTACAAATCAAAAAATTTATGTTTCAGCTACTCCAGGAGATTATGAATTAGAAAAGGTTGATAATAAAATAGTTGAACAAATTATTAGACCCACAGGATTACTTGATCCAAATATTGAAATTAGAAAAACATTAGGACAAGTTGATGATATTTATGATGAAATACAAACACAAATAGCTAAAAATGAGCGTACTCTTATTACAACTTTAACTGTTAGAATGGCAAAGGAATTAACTGAATACCTTAAAGAAAAGGGATTAAAAGTAGCTCATATGAATCATGAGATTAAAACATTAGAAAGACTTGAAATAATTAATGATTTACGTTCAGGAAAATATGATGTTTTAGTTGGAATTAACTTATTAAGAGAAGGTCTTGATTTACCTGAAGTTAGTTTGATTTGTATTTTAGATGCTGATAAAGAAGGGTTCTTACGTTCAAGTAAATCATTAATTCAGATAATTGGTCGTGCTGCAAGAAATGAAAATGGTCGAGTTATTATGTATGCAGATGGTTTAACTGATAGCATGAAATTTGCGATTGATGAAACAAAGAGAAGAAGAAGTATTCAAGAAAAATATAATGAAGAACATGGTATTATTCCACAAACAATTAAAAAAGATATTCGTGAAAATATCAAAGGAAAAGAAGTTGTTGATGATGCAATTAGCTTCATGAAAAATAAAAAGAAAATGACAAAACTTGAAAGAGATAAAGTTATTGAACAATTAAGAGATGAAATGAAAATAGCTGCTAAAGAACTTGATTTTGAAGAAGCAGCAAGAATTAGAGATTTAATTTTTGAATTAGAATTAGACTAA
- a CDS encoding phosphocarrier protein HPr (product_source=KO:K02784; cath_funfam=3.30.1340.10; cog=COG1925; ko=KO:K02784; pfam=PF00381; superfamily=55594; tigrfam=TIGR01003), whose product MKKLSMKIIDPIGVHAKVAASIVNIASQFESDIYLINNNKKANMKSILNILALGIASEEDICIEISGSDEDVALQGIYNYLTSNNIAK is encoded by the coding sequence ATGAAAAAACTTTCGATGAAAATAATTGATCCAATTGGTGTTCATGCTAAAGTTGCAGCAAGTATTGTTAATATAGCAAGCCAATTTGAATCTGATATTTATCTTATTAATAATAATAAAAAAGCTAATATGAAATCAATTCTTAATATATTAGCCTTAGGTATTGCTTCTGAAGAAGACATTTGCATTGAAATTTCAGGTAGCGATGAAGATGTTGCACTACAAGGTATATATAATTATTTAACAAGCAATAATATTGCAAAGTAG
- a CDS encoding glucosamine-6-phosphate deaminase (product_source=KO:K02564; cath_funfam=3.40.50.1360; cog=COG0363; ko=KO:K02564; pfam=PF01182; superfamily=100950; tigrfam=TIGR00502), giving the protein MKVFVAENYDELSETSASIIIEDMKAKSNITLGFATGSTPIGTYQNLIAAYNAKEISFKDVLSFNLDEYLGLPRTHEQSYYYFMHNELFNHIDIKEENVNIPNGDIEHIEENIKKYQEMLDSNPIDIQILGIGGNGHIAFNEPGTSFESTTHTVKLDEKTREDNKRFFNDISEVPKEAVTMGIKDIMSAKKLIVLANGESKAKAVKELLEGTKSENFPASILLDHEDVTLIVDKEAASLLKED; this is encoded by the coding sequence ATGAAAGTATTTGTAGCTGAAAATTATGATGAATTAAGTGAAACTAGTGCTAGTATCATTATTGAGGATATGAAAGCAAAAAGTAATATCACTCTAGGATTTGCGACAGGATCAACGCCTATAGGAACATATCAGAATCTTATTGCAGCATATAATGCCAAAGAAATCTCATTCAAAGATGTGCTATCTTTTAACTTAGATGAGTATTTAGGTTTACCAAGAACGCATGAACAATCATATTATTATTTTATGCACAATGAATTATTTAACCATATTGATATTAAAGAAGAAAATGTTAATATTCCAAATGGTGATATTGAACATATAGAAGAAAATATAAAAAAATATCAAGAAATGCTTGATAGTAATCCAATAGATATTCAAATTTTAGGAATTGGTGGAAATGGTCATATTGCATTTAATGAGCCAGGAACATCTTTTGAAAGTACAACTCATACTGTTAAGCTTGATGAAAAAACAAGAGAAGATAATAAAAGATTTTTTAATGATATAAGTGAAGTGCCTAAAGAAGCAGTAACAATGGGTATTAAAGATATTATGTCAGCGAAAAAACTTATTGTTTTAGCAAATGGTGAATCTAAAGCTAAAGCTGTTAAAGAATTATTAGAGGGAACAAAAAGCGAAAACTTCCCTGCATCAATCTTATTAGATCATGAAGATGTAACACTAATTGTTGATAAAGAAGCAGCTAGCTTATTAAAAGAAGATTAA
- a CDS encoding purine-nucleoside phosphorylase (product_source=KO:K03784; cath_funfam=3.40.50.1580; cog=COG0813; ko=KO:K03784; pfam=PF01048; superfamily=53167; tigrfam=TIGR00107): protein MNENIKTAHINPTGKIAKTVLMPGDPLRAKYIADTFLENVVQFNSVRGMLGYTGTYNGKEISVMGSGMGMPSIGIYSYELFDVYGVENIIRIGSAGAYTADLNLYDVILATECFSESTFAKVAYDRDDNVMKSSLELNDRVRKYAKDLGIDIIEGRIHSSDVFYNGDPNAYKNYYENDKCLCAEMESFALFANADKLGKKATCLVTISDSIATGAETTSEERQTAFNEMMKIALEFAE from the coding sequence ATGAATGAAAATATTAAAACAGCACATATCAATCCAACAGGTAAAATTGCTAAAACAGTTTTAATGCCAGGGGATCCTTTAAGAGCAAAATATATTGCAGATACATTTTTAGAAAACGTTGTTCAATTTAATAGTGTTAGAGGTATGCTTGGTTATACTGGTACATATAATGGTAAAGAAATTTCAGTAATGGGATCTGGAATGGGTATGCCATCTATTGGGATTTATTCATATGAATTATTTGATGTATATGGAGTAGAAAATATAATTAGAATTGGTTCAGCTGGAGCATATACTGCTGACTTAAATTTATATGATGTTATTTTAGCAACTGAATGTTTTTCAGAAAGTACATTTGCTAAAGTAGCATATGATAGAGATGATAATGTTATGAAATCATCGTTAGAACTTAATGATAGAGTTAGAAAATATGCTAAAGATTTAGGAATTGATATTATTGAAGGGCGTATTCACTCTAGTGATGTTTTCTATAATGGTGATCCTAATGCATATAAAAATTATTATGAAAATGATAAATGTTTATGTGCTGAAATGGAATCGTTTGCATTATTTGCAAATGCTGATAAATTAGGTAAAAAAGCAACTTGTTTAGTAACAATTTCTGATTCAATTGCTACTGGTGCTGAAACAACATCTGAAGAAAGACAAACAGCATTTAATGAAATGATGAAAATTGCTTTAGAATTTGCTGAATAG
- a CDS encoding hypothetical protein (product_source=Hypo-rule applied; cath_funfam=2.10.25.10; pfam=PF01645; superfamily=51395), producing the protein MPYHTGLSSNFNDTKMRSEKCSPQSGMCSLCDANCLGTCELGLAAVRGKISVYPTNTGENQVASEKNYPFDYSHFNINGRVFGASGLEQDNAFLTIFDVKTETTIGKHHPIKMKMPIILPALIKLNWQDYFSGAAMAGVSCVIGEDSHTKDPNLVIKDNKIVEFPLLNKIFNSFNDYYHGYGQIILQVNTENDKQELIEYAIKHCNCEAVEFKFGQSAKGTQPIVKMANYEAALARKKIGGYIYPDPLNEKVIEAMKANEEPNFYFCGEFPMWDEAFFEKRISDLRAKGIKNIYFKMAGYDIKDIERVLRIAAVNEIDLVTFDGAGGGSGYSPCKMMNEWGLPSIDLQKVVCQVSRKLEAEGLNVVDIAITGGFSSEDQVFKALALGAPYVKAVGLCRASMAAANSAKNIGELIKQNKVPQYLKQYGGSVEEIFADLPDLRLLYGKKADKFPTGAIGVYSYLNKINFGVQHFAALNRKFNINLVDNSDVISLTNKAKEYMEEINKY; encoded by the coding sequence ATGCCATATCATACAGGTTTATCATCGAATTTTAATGATACAAAAATGAGAAGTGAAAAATGTTCACCACAATCAGGAATGTGCTCTTTATGTGATGCGAATTGTCTTGGAACATGTGAATTAGGATTAGCAGCAGTACGTGGGAAAATAAGTGTTTATCCAACAAATACAGGAGAAAATCAAGTTGCATCTGAAAAGAATTATCCATTTGATTATTCGCACTTTAATATTAATGGTCGTGTTTTTGGTGCAAGTGGATTAGAACAAGATAATGCTTTTTTAACAATTTTTGATGTTAAAACAGAAACAACAATTGGAAAGCATCATCCTATAAAAATGAAAATGCCAATAATTCTTCCAGCACTAATTAAGTTAAATTGGCAAGATTATTTTAGTGGAGCAGCAATGGCAGGAGTTAGTTGTGTTATTGGAGAAGACTCTCATACTAAAGATCCAAATTTAGTAATTAAAGATAATAAAATCGTAGAGTTTCCACTATTAAATAAGATTTTTAATTCGTTTAATGACTACTATCATGGGTATGGGCAAATAATTTTGCAAGTTAATACAGAAAATGATAAGCAAGAATTAATTGAATATGCAATCAAACATTGTAATTGTGAGGCAGTTGAATTTAAATTTGGACAGTCTGCAAAAGGAACTCAACCTATTGTAAAAATGGCAAATTATGAAGCAGCACTTGCTCGTAAAAAAATAGGTGGATATATTTATCCTGATCCTCTTAATGAAAAAGTAATTGAAGCAATGAAAGCAAATGAAGAACCAAACTTCTATTTTTGTGGTGAGTTTCCAATGTGGGATGAAGCCTTTTTTGAAAAGAGAATAAGTGATTTAAGAGCAAAAGGAATTAAAAATATTTACTTTAAAATGGCTGGTTATGATATAAAAGATATTGAAAGAGTTTTAAGAATTGCTGCAGTTAATGAAATTGACTTAGTTACTTTTGATGGTGCTGGTGGTGGTTCTGGATATAGTCCATGTAAAATGATGAATGAATGGGGATTACCATCTATTGATTTGCAAAAAGTAGTATGTCAAGTATCAAGAAAACTTGAAGCTGAAGGTTTAAATGTGGTTGATATTGCAATAACTGGTGGATTTAGCAGTGAGGATCAAGTTTTTAAAGCATTAGCATTAGGAGCACCATACGTAAAAGCTGTTGGACTTTGTCGTGCTTCTATGGCCGCTGCCAATAGTGCTAAAAATATTGGTGAATTAATTAAGCAAAACAAAGTACCACAATATTTAAAGCAATATGGTGGAAGTGTCGAAGAGATATTTGCTGACTTGCCTGATTTAAGACTACTTTATGGAAAAAAAGCAGACAAATTTCCAACTGGAGCGATTGGAGTTTACTCATATTTAAATAAAATAAACTTTGGAGTTCAACATTTTGCTGCGTTAAATCGTAAGTTTAATATAAACCTTGTTGATAATAGTGATGTTATCTCGTTAACTAACAAAGCAAAAGAATATATGGAAGAAATTAACAAATATTAA